In Leishmania panamensis strain MHOM/PA/94/PSC-1 chromosome 18 sequence, the following proteins share a genomic window:
- a CDS encoding dynein light chain 2B, cytoplasmic, putative (TriTrypDB/GeneDB-style sysID: LpmP.18.1010) yields the protein MAATGSGADIEELVKRITSHRGVRGFLIINNEGIAIRHSFTEASRELAVQYAALFQPLAISAKTVLQEIDNNNELQVVRLRTKKDEIILAPDSKYMLVIIQDAEMDKVEAKK from the coding sequence ATGGCGGCCACCGGCTCTGGCGCTGATATCGAGGAGCTGGTGAAGCGCATCACTTCTCACCGCGGCGTGCGCGGGTTCTTGATCATCAACAATGAAGGCATCGCCATCCGCCATAGCTTCACCGAGGCATCGCGGGAGCTGGCGGTCCAGTACGCGGCGCTTTTCCAGCCCCTGGCGATAAGCGCcaagacggtgctgcaggagatcgacaacaacaacgagctCCAAGTCGTCCGGCTGCGCACCAAGAAGGACGAAATCATTCTGGCACCGGATAGCAAGTACATGCTCGTCATCATCCAAGACGCAGAGATGGACaaggtggaggcgaagaagtaA
- a CDS encoding hypothetical protein (TriTrypDB/GeneDB-style sysID: LpmP.18.1020) — MIGLDETGDRATSVLRREKTPRRAGSGSSSGSSVPRWVLSLAEETPFTPFVLSTTGVATAQSPFLHVSPARRATATEEQLTQGHVRTSDGAQQHQRIPTQRLKANELVAAMLSSSACTEAALNTAAPVLTLTHTPTANAADKVEDASEGQPEEPLPRRPRGCDEGTLAERAQLRQRVRDTRARLAHVDQLMARFDVVVAARQAELENLREKHAVVTQQVESYKSRADAATREVRRLRERQHGEDEVRLLCNMMEDKENRLRVAQSQLLSLQTLWKRLQLLRTAAAERTESSAEERAHHVPSARADSVTDGGSAPCLSMQATHRAAAGITVQATDSAEDSQEEEQAPPSPASSVASLNTCDALSDFFEELLSEVEELAKVCIQLPSATPAAAVFSDPADKGPQRAQPSRPHPTYTTLNRRLNDGNNGFFSFFGGATEAHLDSKPLSTFLANLDRLARMSWEREEELQLRARELATEEEENHLKDRLVIEYSAKLQQPQPPQHLSSINSRDNAGEKMNPLPTSSPVALFSTREEEHLGNGGAKGTPITTSPASLLIPPNNATAASTDLAMLQLSLSSPEHGRRSRVGPRTPNSTALSSSASSSRLHHHVTPAPLLLPTLVYAYPRVAAVSQHLDAEQQQIQVDYAAAIEAERQGRRQLTMQLRDTYRQNVAPVLRRTIDALRRQQTSLARQLAELGVKTVIIQWEEEEEVNDAALLRAIDEATAAAQKPLRRIQRCGAASSRSRSRVSAKRSAHEGEECSYGDASSSQCTSLARSENGGLRSEAAAALPPPCRAYRRTLRITCAAACERNSIEGEDAATIPVSSPPPSGRHPFQPTTRPLPSSARPSTGPGCLNARSARKRPSSTSSPSEAPVEQSTTTSSARLCAASLSKVYAALQLCTNSPTKALLQNRRDAHNATGERESYATVAVASPRRAPVRTVVTPIATASFRRSGGTPRASGATGASTTRRTSTAVASGRSSRVCGSAVMPSSPRQRCGCATASSPWATSQQHRRSGLGSRALSARMGRPAESCCSFQNPVVEDVRELVETLDSEFAVSTRVTTTTPMPVNVWKSFEHTRQALTDGAVRVALTFTGEEARRRQEAQAKKEAHRREFWELREELARIDEDIFQLRTRWTELQSTRESTEAEQRIKLAEAEAKVKKCRAFYQSLRRENEEWRNIHAELEQAIRGKTED; from the coding sequence ATGATCGGTCTCGATGAAACCGGTGACAGGGCCACGAGTGTGCTGCGCAGGGAAAAGACACCGAGGCGCGCCGGGTCTGGTTCATCCTCAGGCTCCTCTGTCCCACGATGGGTGCTCTCTCTAGCCGAAGAAACTCCCTTCACTCCCTTCGTCCTCTCCACCACCGgcgtggcgacggcgcagtCGCCGTTCCTTCACGTGAGCCCAGCAAGAagggcaacagcaacggAGGAGCAACTGACTCAAGGACACGTCAGGACAAGTGAcggagcgcagcagcaccagaggATCCCGACACAGCGTCTAAAAGCCAACGAGCTGGTGGCAGCAatgctctcctcctcggcttGCACGGAAGCTGCACTGAACACAGCTGCACCAGTATTAACCttaacacacacaccaacggCCAACGCGGCAGACAAAGTGGAAGACGCATCAGAAGGCCAGCCGGAAGAACCCCTCCCTCGACGGCCACGCGGCTGCGATGAGGGAACGCTAGCGGAGcgggcgcagctgcgccagcgcgtGCGAGACACACGCGCTAGGCTCGCGCATGTTGATCAACTCATGGCTCGCTTCGATGTCGTCGTGGCAGCCCGTCAAGCAGAGTTGGAGAATCTCCGCGAGAAGCATGCGGTGGTGACCCAACAAGTGGAAAGCTACAAGTCACGGGCGGACGCTGCTACCAGGGAAGTGCGTCGCCtgcgcgagcggcagcacggGGAGGACGAGGTGCGCCTTCTATGCAATATGATGGAGGATAAAGAGAATCGCCTGCGCGTCGCGCAGAGTCAACTTCTGTCGCTCCAAACTCTGTggaagcggctgcagctactgcgcaccgcagcagcagagaggacgGAGAGTTCTGCAGAAGAACGCGCCCACCATGTGCCGAGCGCAAGAGCCGACAGCGTTACAGACGGTGGCAGTGCGCCGTGCCTTTCGATGCAGGCAACTCACCGAGCCGCAGCGGGCATCACGGTGCAAGCAACGGACAGCGCAGAGGACTcacaagaagaggagcaggcgcCGCCGTCCCCAGCCAGCTCGGTCGCCTCTCTCAACACGTGCGATGCCCTCAGCGACTTTTTCGAGGAACTTCTCAGCGAAGTCGAAGAGCTCGCAAAGGTGTGCATTCAGCTGCCCTCCGCCACACCAGCCGCGGCGGTGTTCAGTGACCCTGCAGACAAAGGGCCGCAGCGCGCTCAACCATCAAGGCCTCACCCCACCTACACCACGCTGAACCGCCGCCTCAACGACGGAAACAACGGCTTCTTCAGCTTCTTCGGTGGAGCCACGGAGGCCCATCTAGACTCGAAGCCGCTCTCCACATTTTTGGCCAATCTCGATCGCCTCGCACGAATGTCGTGGgaacgggaggaggagctgcagctaCGCGCGCGAGAGCTGGCAaccgaagaggaagagaatcACCTCAAGGACCGCCTCGTCATCGAGTACAGCGCCAAGCTTCAGCAGCCTCAGCCTCCGCAACACCTGAGCAGCATCAACAGCCGTGACAACGCTGGAGAAAAAATGAACCCGCTGCCTACCTCCTCGCCCGTTGCGCTGTTCTcgacgagagaggaggaacaTCTTGGCAACGGAGGTGCGAAAGGGACACCGATCACCACATCCCCAGCTAGCCTGCTCATCCCGCCAAACAACGCAACTGCAGCCTCCACGGACCTCGCCATGCTTCagctttccctttcctcacCGGAGCACGGCcggcgcagccgcgtcgGACCTCGCACTCCGAACAgcaccgctctctcctcctccgcctcttcttcgcgtCTGCACCATCATGTGACCCCGGcaccgcttctgctgccgaCGCTGGTGTACGCCTACCCCCGTGTGGCAGCCGTAAGCCAGCACCTTGACgccgaacagcagcagatcCAAGTGGACTACGCCGCTGCTATCGAGGCAGAGCGACAGGGCAGGCGACAGCTTACCATGCAGCTACGCGACACCTACCGGCAGAACGTAGCCCCGGTGCTGCGTCGTACCATCGATGCcttgcggcggcagcagacgtCGCTTGCGAGGCAGCTCGCCGAGCTCGGGGTCAAGACTGTGATCATTCagtgggaagaagaggaagaggtcAACGACGCCGCACTACTGCGTGCGATCGATGAAGCTACTGCGGCTGCCCAGAAGCCCCTACGGAGAATTCAGAGGTGCGGTGCCGCAAGTAGTCGGAGTCGAAGCCGCGTCAGCGCCAAAAGATCAGCacacgagggagaggaatgCAGCTACGGCGATGCCTCGTCCAGCCAGTGCACATCGCTAGCGAGGTCGGAAAACGGTGGGCTGCGAAgtgaggcagctgcggccctgccgccgccatgcCGCGCATACCGACGTACACTGAGAAtcacctgcgctgcagcgtgcgAGCGAAATAGCATAGAAGGGGAGGATGCAGCAACGATCCCTGtatcgtcgccaccgccgtcgggCCGACACCCTTTTCAGCCCACCACGCGTCCACTCCCCAGTAGCGCGAGGCCAAGCACTGGTCCCGGCTGCCTAAACGCGCGGTCAGCGCGCAAGCGTCCTtcctcgacctcctccccttctgaAGCGCCTGTAGAGCAGAGCACCACGACATCCTCAGCGAGATTGTGTGCGGCAAGCCTGTCCAAGGTgtacgccgcgctgcagctctgtaCAAACTCCCCCACCAAAGCCCTCCTCCAAAACCGCAGAGACGCCCACAACGCGacgggagaaagggagagttACGCCACAGTTGCGGTCGCATCGCCGAGGCGGGCCCCTGTCAGGACCGTCGTCACACCCATCGCCACGGCATCGTTCCGTCGCAGTGGTGGGACACCTCGAGCCTCTGGTGCAACCGGTGCATCGACGACAAGGCGCACTTCCACTGCAGTTGCCAGtgggcggagcagcagggtCTGCGGAAGTGCAGTGATGCCATCATCGCCGCGCCAGAGATGTGGGTGTGCCACGGCATCGTCTCCCTGGGCAACgagtcagcagcaccgtcgcagcgGCCTTGGGTCCCGTGCTTTGTCAGCGCGAATGGGTCGACCTGCAGAATCCTGTTGTTCTTTTCAAAACCCTGTTGTGGAGGACGTCCGCGAGTTGGTGGAGACGCTTGACAGCGAGTTTGCTGTCTCGACGCGCGTCACCACGACGACCCCAATGCCAGTCAATGTCTGGAAGTCCTTCGAGCACACCCGCCAGGCCCTCACTGACGGCGCTGTTCGCGTAGCTCTCACCTTCACCGGTGAAgaggcgcgccgccgccaagaAGCCCAAgcgaagaaagaggcgcatcGGCGCGAGTTCtgggagctgcgcgaggagcttGCCCGCATTGACGAAGACATTTTTCAGCTTCGTACCCGCTGGACGGAACTGCAGAGCACCCGGGAGAGCaccgaggcggagcagcgcatcaaGCTTGCAGAGGCAGAagcgaaggtgaagaagtgCCGCGCCTTCTACCAATCGCTTCGACGAGAAAACGAGGAGTGGCGGAACATCCACGCCGAGCTCGAGCAGGCAATCCGTGGCAAAACAGAAGACTGA